The Halostella salina nucleotide sequence GCAAACAGCATCGCCGCGCCGAAGCCCCACGCGGCGGCCCGCTCGGGCGCGCCGACGTACATGCCGACGGCACCGGCGGCGGTCAGCAGCGAGAACAGCATCGCGAACCCGATCCCCTTGTCCGACGCGACCGTATCGGTAGCCATACCCACTGCTTCCCGCGGCGGGGACTTATATCGTTCGTGTCCCGGCCTCCCGTCAGTACTAACTCGGCGTCGTTCGTTGAGCCGGTCGATGAACGGAGACCGTCTCAAGGCGGCGTTTCTCGGGAGTAAGATCCGGATAGCGGCGACGGCGCTCGGCGTGGTGGTCGTCGCCCTCGGCGCGGCCGTCGCGCTCGGCGTCTTCGGCGTCCCGGCGGTCGAATCCGTCGACAACCGGTTCGGCGACGTCAACGACACGACGACGGTGGTGGTGACCGACCTGACCGTCTCCAACCCGAACCCCGTCGGAACGGGCTTTCTCGACGCCTCGGCGACGTACACGGTCCGGATGAACGACGTGCGGATGGCGGCGGGCGAGCGCGGGAGCCTCGCCCTCTCGCCGGGCCGGAACGAGCTCCGGCTGGAGACGTACATGGACAACCGCCGGATCCCGGACTGGTGGGTCACCCACATCCGCAACGGCGAGCGGACCGACGTGGCGATCGATGCGCGGATCCGCTCCGGGACGCTCGGGCAGGGCGTGACGATCCAGCGGGGACGGACGATCAACACGAGCATGATCGAGCGGTTCAACTCGACCGAGACCCGCGAAATCGAGGGGGACAGCCCCCTGTCGGACGGCCCGGTGCTGTACGTCAACGAGACCAGCGGTCGGTGGGGGAACGTCACGGAGGCGGAGACGCCGGTGAACACGGCGTTCGTCGCGTACAACCCCGAGAACGTCC carries:
- a CDS encoding DUF7525 family protein, producing the protein MATDTVASDKGIGFAMLFSLLTAAGAVGMYVGAPERAAAWGFGAAMLFASLAVAYIHVYW
- a CDS encoding LEA type 2 family protein codes for the protein MNGDRLKAAFLGSKIRIAATALGVVVVALGAAVALGVFGVPAVESVDNRFGDVNDTTTVVVTDLTVSNPNPVGTGFLDASATYTVRMNDVRMAAGERGSLALSPGRNELRLETYMDNRRIPDWWVTHIRNGERTDVAIDARIRSGTLGQGVTIQRGRTINTSMIERFNSTETREIEGDSPLSDGPVLYVNETSGRWGNVTEAETPVNTAFVAYNPENVPYTVTQIRYEITMNGITVGEGTSDREYIIEPRTTEEIRTRTAIRNENLDEWWVSHLRNDERTELRIEFAATIEVEDPTSITGDTVSLDVPLDAITHEETIETDILGSGNETSG